A DNA window from Arachis hypogaea cultivar Tifrunner chromosome 18, arahy.Tifrunner.gnm2.J5K5, whole genome shotgun sequence contains the following coding sequences:
- the LOC112772841 gene encoding uncharacterized protein: protein MMTLQHYSIFSPINPPVTKHRNPLLQHHHHHHHHHHHQHFPKFNTLSTFRISSIGAAPFFQDIAEIAQNKVLIAAGASVMIGQLSKPFSSVLLYGKDFDIKAIIQAGGFPSSHSSATMACATFLGLERGFSDPIFGLTVVYAGLIMYDAQGVRREVGIHARTLNRLLRYIHINNSIRSKDNNDGLINFKPGFEQPILSQEATSFDSEQRNNNNNNNNLSLLVKQGSKTRQTEGEKLSSTETEEIRKLLVSDGLFPLKESVGHTEVEVIAGALLGIIVGLAVYNFM, encoded by the exons ATGATGACGTTGCAGCACTACTCCATTTTCTCTCCAATTAATCCACCAGTCACCAAACACAGAAACCCACTTttgcaacaccaccaccaccaccaccaccaccaccaccaccaacacttcCCAAAGTTCAATACCCTCTCCACGTTCAGAATCTCTTCAATTGGCGCTGCTCCATTCTTCCAGGACATTGCTGAGATTGCTCAAAACAAG GTTCTGATTGCAGCTGGTGCTTCAGTGATGATTGGGCAGCTTTCTAAGCCATTTAGTTCTGTGTTGCTGTATGGCAAGGACTTTGATATCAAGGCTATTATTCAGGCTGGAGGATTCCCATCATCGCACTCTTCT GCAACAATGGCTTGTGCAACATTCCTTGGCCTTGAGag AGGATTCTCTGATCCCATTTTTGGTCTCACAGTTGTGTATGCTGGTCTCATTATGTATGATGCTCAG GGTgtaagaagagaagttggaattCATGCAAGGACACTTAACAGACTACTGCGCTACATTCACATTAACAACTCTATACGTTCCAAAGATAATAATGATGGTTTAATCAACTTCAAACCAGGTTTTGAACAGCCCATTTTATCCCAAGAAGCCACTTCCTTCGACTCAGAAcagagaaataataataataataataataatctaagcCTATTAGTTAAGCAAGGAAGCAAAACAAGGCAAACTGAAGGTGAGAAACTATCCTCAACAGAAACAGAAGAAATCAGAAAGTTGTTGGTTTCTGATGGCTTATTCCCATTGAAAGAATCCGTTGGCCATACTGAGGTTGAAGTCATAGCTGGTGCATTGCTAGGGATTATAGTTGGTTTGGCTGTTTATAATTTCATGTAA
- the LOC112771957 gene encoding isocitrate dehydrogenase [NADP], producing MAFQKIRVDNPIVEMDGDEMTRVIWKLIKNKLIFPYLELDIKYFDLGLPHRDATNDRVTIESAEATLKYNVAIKCATITPDEARVKEFNLKQMWRSPNGTIRNILNGTVFREPIICKNIPRLVSGWTKPICIGRHAFGDQYRATDIVVKGPGKLKLMFVPNGHGEHKDLEVYNFTGAGGVALSMYNTDESIRAFAEASMNIAHQKKWPLYLSTKNTILKKYDGRFKDIFQEVFDTQWRHKFKEAGIWYEHRLIDDMVAYALKSDGGYVWACKNYDGDVQSDFLAQGFGSLGLMTSVLVCPDGKTIEAEAAHGTVTRHYRVHQKGGETSTNSIASIFAWSRGLAHRAKLDGNARLLDFTEKLEAACIETVELGKMTKDLALLVHGPKVTRSHYLNTEEFIDAVAEELKTRLSMQAKL from the exons ATGGCGTTTCAGAAGATAAGGGTTGACAACCCCATCGTTGAAATGGACG GAGATGAAATGACTCGGGTAATTTGGAAGCTGATAAAAAATAAG CTTATTTTCCCTTATTTGGAGCTCGATATTAAGTATTTTGACCTAGGACTTCCTCATCGGGATGCCACTAATGACAGAGTTACCATCGAAAGTGCTGAAGCTACACTCAA GTATAATGTAGCAATCAAATGTGCAACTATAACTCCTG ACGAAGCTCGTGTCAAGGAGTTCAACTTAAAGCAAATGTGGAGAAGTCCAAATGGAACAATCCGAAACATTTTAAATG GTACGGTTTTTAGAGAGCCAATCATCTGTAAAAACATTCCGCGTCTTGTTTCAG gctggacaaaGCCAATATGCATTGGAAGGCATGCTTTTGGAGACCAATATCGGGCAACTGATATTGTTGTAAAGGGCCCAGGAAAGCTGAAACTGATGTTCG TACCCAATGGACATGGAGAACATAAAGATTTAGAAGTCTATAATTTTACTGGTGCTGGAGGTGTAGCTTTGTCAATGTATAATactgatgag TCCATCCGAGCTTTTGCTGAGGCATCGATGAACATTGCGCACCAGAAAAAATGGCCACTCTATCTTAGCACTAAAAAtaccattttaaaaaaatatgatggaAG ATTCAAGGACATTTTTCAGGAAGTTTTTGACACTCAATGGAGGCACAAGTTCAAAGAGGCTGGGATATG GTATGAACATCGTCTCATAGATGATATGGTTGCCTATGCTCTTAAAAGTGATGGAGGGTATGTATGGGCCTGCAAGAATTATGATGGGGATGTGCAGAGTGATTTCTTGGCTCAAG GATTTGGTTCTCTTGGCTTGATGACATCAGTGCTG GTTTGCCCAGATGGGAAAACCATTGAAGCTGAGGCAGCACATGGCACTGTTACCCGTCATTACCGGGTTCATCAGAAGGGAGGTGAAACCAGCACAAACAGTATAGCATCAATTTTTGCCTGGTCTCGAGGTCTTGCGCATAG GGCAAAGTTGGATGGAAATGCTAGATTGTTGGACTTTACAGAGAAACTGGAAGCAGCTTGCATTGAAACAGTGGAATTGGGAAAGATGACAAAGGATCTTGCACTTCTTGTCCATGGGCCTAA GGTTACTAGGTCTCACTATCTAAATACTGAAGAGTTCATTGATGCAGTAGCTGAGGAGCTGAAAACTAGATTATCTATGCAGGCAAAGCTATAA